The Syngnathus typhle isolate RoL2023-S1 ecotype Sweden linkage group LG1, RoL_Styp_1.0, whole genome shotgun sequence genome includes a window with the following:
- the LOC133161461 gene encoding dihydropteridine reductase-like — translation MAANKVIVYGGRGALGSKCVQHFKSKGWWVANIDMGANEDANENVIVKLTDSFCEQAGQVTSDVARLLGEQKVDAILCVAGGWAGGNCSSKDMYKNTDLMWKQSVWTSTVSSHLAAVHLKPGGLLTLAGAKAALSGTGGMMGYGMAKAAVHQLCRSLAGKNSGMPSGAAAVAILPVTLDTPMNRKFMPDADFGTWTPLEYVAETFFKWATDVDRPVSGSLMQLLTSGGKTEAVAAP, via the exons ATGGCTGCTAATAAAGTGATAGTTTACGGTGGGAGAGGCGCGCTGGGCTCCAAGTGTGTCCAGCATTTCAAATCCAAAGGATGG TGGGTTGCCAATATCGACATGGGTGCTAACGAGGACGCTAACGAAAACGTCATTGTCAAGTTGACAGACTCCTTCTGCGAGCAGGCTGGCCAG GTCACATCAGATGTGGCGCGCCTGCTTGGAGAGCAGAAGGTGGACGCCATTTTGTGCGTCGCCGGTGGATGGGCAGGAGGAAACTGCAGTTCCAAAG ACATGTACAAAAACACAGATCTAATGTGGAAACAGAGTGTGTGGACCTCCACCGTCTCCAGCCACCTGGCGGCCGTGCACCTGAAGCCAGGAGGTCTGTTAACTTTGGCAGGCGCCAAAGCCGCTCTGTCAGGAACCGGAG GCATGATGGGCTACGGGATGGCCAAGGCCGCTGTGCACCAGCTTTGTCGGAGTCTGGCAGGCAAAAACAGCGGGATGCCTTCCGGCGCTGCTGCTGTGGCCATTTTGCC GGTTACCTTGGATACGCCCATGAACAGGAAGTTCATGCCAGATGCTGATTTTGGCACATGGACACCTCTGGAATACGTTGCAGA AACATTCTTCAAGTGGGCCACGGACGTCGACAGGCCGGTGTCTGGCAGCCTCATGCAGCTGCTCACTTCCGGCGGTAAAACTGAGGCCGTGGCGGCGCCATag